A region of the Atribacterota bacterium genome:
GCGCATCTTTTACAGTGTTCCTCCTGCCAGCGTGAAATGCAGAAATTATTGGCCATTAAAAAATTGGTCCGGGCCATGGATCGGTCCTTAGAATCCAGCTTGTCAAGAACAACTATACCAGATTTTCGGGTCAACAAAAAGAGGATATATATTCAAAAATTCGCCCTTGTTTTCCTTATTTCAGCTGTGACTTTTGTGTCTTGGCTTGCCTTCATATACTGGCGGGAATTGCAGGAAGGAGTAATTTTGCAGCAAGAAATTGTTCCAGTATCAACTTTCGCTGATTTCGATCCCCAATTGAGGAAGGGGACCGATTCTGGACTGCGGACGCATCATATCCACGTTGTTGAAGTCACTCTTGAAAGATAAGAAGGGATTAAGGGTGAAAAGGACGTTGGGGTTGGTGCTTCTTGTATTCCTGTGCTGGAACATCGGTACTCGGTTGAGCTTCGCCAAGATTCTTAGTCCCGATGAGGCCATCCCGCTTTTGCGGCGAATGGTGGAAAAAATGACTCATCAGAACTACTGGGGGGTATGGGAGGTCGTAGACCGTTCTCCAAGGGAACGTCGGTTTTACGAGGTTCTTTTCTTGAAAGGTATCGGTTTTGGATGGAAAGAACTGGGTACGGAAGATCTCTTCTGGGTAAAAGTGGGCAACTATCGCTACCTTTTTGACCTCATTTCTGGAAAAGTGCAGAGTGTTCACCCCTTTTATAGTTTGCCGTTTCTTCCTTTCGAAAAAGATGATTTGGAACTCCTTCTCCAGAATTATCTGATTTATTTTCAGGATAATCGGCTCTCTCTCTTTTCACGCTATACTGGAGAGATTGTTCGTTCCTTGGTTTTGGATGGGGATGGTTTTCTCGCTTCCCATGTAGGGTATGTTTCTGGAGGTAAAGCCCAGGAAGAGGGTCGTTTTGTGTACCTTGATTTTTCTCCTGATTACCGCCGTCTTGCTCG
Encoded here:
- a CDS encoding zf-HC2 domain-containing protein — encoded protein: MVKKFSLYGNSSVDCAEVKKKLSLYIDGEVLPEEKRAFEAHLLQCSSCQREMQKLLAIKKLVRAMDRSLESSLSRTTIPDFRVNKKRIYIQKFALVFLISAVTFVSWLAFIYWRELQEGVILQQEIVPVSTFADFDPQLRKGTDSGLRTHHIHVVEVTLER